From bacterium:
TGAGGTGTTTGGTAAGGCCAGGGCCGAGGGTGTGGCCTGGAGCGCGGCCGGGGTGAAAGTGCGCGACATCCCGCGTTTCGGCTGGCGCGCCTACCATCTGGATGAGGCCTGCTGGTTCCACGGCGAGGCGGAGGTCAAGAAACTCCTGGATCAGATGGCAGCCCTGAAAATGAACGAGTTCCACTGGTACCTGACCGATGACCAGGGCTGGCGCATCGAGATCAAGAAATACCCGAAGCTGACCGGGGTGGGGGCCTGGCGCAAGGATTCACAGACCGGCGGCTGGGACAGCCCGCTGCGCACGGGCCAGCCCCACGGCGGTTTCTACACCCAGGAGCAGTTGCGCGAGATCGTGCGCTACGCGGCCGAGAGGCATATCAACATCGTGCCCTCGGTCAACATGCCGGGCCACTCCACCGCGGCCATCGCCAGCTACCCCGAGATGGGCACCACCGGCGAGCCGGTGGAGGTCTGTGTCACTTTCGGCAAGCTGCCCAGCGTGTTCAACGTGGCGAACGAGAACCTTTACCCGTTCCTGGAGGATATCCTGGACGAGGTGATGGGGATTTTCCCCTCCCAGGTGATCCATCTGGGCGGGGATGAGGTGCTGTTCGGCCAGTGGGTGGCCTCGCCGCAGATCAAGGCCCTGATCGAGCGCGAGCACCTGAGCGGCCCGGCGGATGTGCAGATGTATTTCACCGGGCGCATGAGCCGGTTCATGGAGGGCCGCGGACGGCGCATGCTGGGCTGGAACGATATAATGGGCGATGACCTGCACGGTCTGCTCAAGGCCGTGGGCGCAGGGGACCTTCGTGACCGCCCGGACCGCCGTAATTTGGCTGCGGGCACGGTGGTGCAGTTCTGGGCCGGGGATATCGCCCTGGCCGAGCGCGCGCTCCGCGAGGGCCACGACATCATCAACTCGCTGCACACCGAGACCTACCTGGACTACGACTACACACAAATCCCCCTGGCCCGGGCCTATGCGTTCGAGCCGATCCCGCAGGGGCTGGACCGCTCTCTCTGGCCCAAGGTCCTGGGCCTGGGCTGCCAGATGTGGAGCGAGTGGACCCCGACCGATGACAAGGTGGAGCACCAGACATTCCCGCGGATAGCGGCCTACGCCGAGGTGGGCTGGACCCGTGCCGCACAGAAGGATTATCCGGATTTCTGCCGCCGGCTGGACAGCATGGAAAAGCGCTGGAGCCTGCAGAATGTCAATTTCGCCCAGGTCCCGCGCTGAGCGTTGTCGTTCTCACAAAGCCCGGCGCTCAGGCGGTTGAGCGCCGGGCTATAATGTTTTACCGTTTAGAACCAATTTGGTGAGGGGGGTGGATGGGCAGGGTAATTTTCATTCTGATGTTTCTGTGCGCCTGGGCCGGGTCCGGCTGGGCCGCGGAGCGGAATGTCTCGGTTATTCCGCAGCCGCAGGAACTGAACCTCACCGGCGGCGAGTTTGTCCTCAACCCGGCCACAGTCATCCTGGCCGACAGCGCGTTCAACGCCGAGGCGCGCTACCTGGCCGCGTGCCTGGAGGCCCCCACCGGCTTCAAGCCCGGAGTCAAATCAATAGCGGAAAGTAATAAAGCTCAAAATGTTATAATTCTGATAAAATCTTCGGATAGCTCGCTCGGGGCGGAGGGTTACGGCCTGGAGGTCACCCCCGCTGCGGTCACAGTTACCGCGTTCGCTCCGGCCGGGGCGTTCTATGGAATCCAGACTTTCCTGCAGTTGTTGCCCGTGGAGGCGTTCTCATCGCAGAAAACCTCGGGGGTTCTCTGGAGCGCACCCGGGGTGAAAATCCGGGATATACCACGGTTCCCCTGGCGCGCCTACCATCTGGATGACGCGCGCTGGTTCCACGGCGAGGCGGAGGTGCTGCGCCTTCTGGACCAGATGGCCGCGCTCAAGCTGAACGTGTTCCACTGGTACCTGACCGATGACCAGGGCTGGCGCTTGGAGATAAAGCGATACCCCAAGCTGACCGAGGTGGGGGCCTGGCGCGCCGACACCCAGGTGGGCGGCTGGTACAGCCCGGACCGGGCCGGCAAGCCCCACGGCGGGTTCTACACCCAGGAGCAGGTGCGGCGGGTAGTGCGCTACGCCGCCGAGCGCCATATTAAAGTCGTGCCCGGGATCAACATGCCGGGACATGCCACCGCCGCCATCGCCGCCTACCCCGAGATGGGCACGAGCGGCCAGCCGGCCGAGGTGTCCCAGGTGTTCGGCATCCTCAAGCAGACTTTCAACGTTGGGGATGAGAAGGTCTACACTTTCCTGGAGAACATCCTGGACGAGGTGCTGGAGCTTTTCCCCTCAAAGGAGATACACCTGGGTGGGGATGAGGTGGTTTTCGAGCAGTGGCTGGCCTCGCCGCAGGTGAAAGCCCTGATGGAGCGGGAGCACCTGGCCGGACCGGCCCAGGTGCAGCGCTATTTCACAAACCGGATGAGCCGTTTCCTGGAAAGCCGGGGCCGGCGGATGATCGGCTGGAACGATATCCTGGGCGATGATATCCAGGGTCTGCTCAAGTCCGTGGGGGCCGCCTCCCTGGCCGAGCAGCCCGCGGGCGAGGGGCTGGCCCCGGGCACGATCGTGCATTTCTGGCTGGGCGACCCCGCGATCATCGCGCGCGCCGCTCGTGACGGCCACGATATCGTGAACTCGCAGGCCACGATGACCTATTTCGACGATACTTACGAAGCGCTGCCCCTGGCCGAGGCCTACGCGTTCGACCCGGTGCCGGACAGCCTGGAGCAGTCTCTGCGGCCGCGCATCCTGGGCCTGGGCTGCGAGATGTGGAGCGAGTGGGCCCCCTCGGCCGCGCGCGTGGAATGCCGTACTTTCCCGCGTCTGGCCGCCCTGGCCGAGGTGGGCTGGACAAGCCCCGGGCGCAAGGACTACGATAATTTCTGTCATCGGCTGGACTGCCAGCAGGCGCGCTGGGACCTGCAGGGCATCCGCTACGCCCGCTGCGTGCGCTGAAACGTGATACAAACAGTATGCTTACGGCCCGCGGCTTGATCTTGCACCCGCGGGCCGTTATTTTGCCAGTTAATGACAAGGATTCTCATTTTGCGCCCGCACCACGGGTAGGGAGTCGGCTCAGGCTTGGTATTGTAGGGGCAGGCCCCTGTGCCTGCCCCAGCCAGCCCTGGCGGCCACGGGGGGCCGCCCCTACGAAAGGCAGAAGGACTGTTCGCAGCCCCCGCCGGCTTTGCTGCCTTCGCAGAACCGAAAGCAGAGCAAATGTTTAGCCCGTTGATTGAATAAAGAGCATTGAATCGGTCCTCATCCTCTCAAGCGGCTTAAAAGAAGATACACTTATGAACGGCCCGATACGCGACACGATCAGCGGTGTGCTCGACTATATCAGCTACCGCAACGAGGAAAACGACTACACCGTGGCCCGGTTCCTCCAGCAGGGCGAGGGTGAGAGCCTGACTGTCGTGGGGCACCTCTCGGGCGTGAACGAGGGCGAGAACCTGCGCCTGACCGGAATATGGAAAAACCACCCCCGTTTCGGCCGTCAGTTCCAGGTGGAAAGCTACGAGTTCATCCACCCCGAGACCGTGGAGGGGATCGAAAAATACCTCGCCTCGGGCCTTATCCGCGGGGTGGGGCCGGTCACCGCCGAGCGGATCGTGAATGCTTTCGGCGAGAAAACCCTCGATGTGATCGACCACGAGCCGGAGCGCCTGTCCGAGGTCCAGGGCCTGGGGGCCAAGCGGATCGCCCTTATCAAGGAGGCTTGGCAGGAGCAGCGCGGCAACCGGAGGGCGATGGTGTTCCTGCAGGGCTACGGCCTGGGGGGCGGGATGGCGGCCCGCATCTGGCGCATCTACCGCGACAAGACCGTGGAGCTGGTTTCCCAGAACCCCTACCGCCTGGTGGATGACATCCAAGGCATCGGGTTCGCCACTGCCGACCGGATCGCCGCCAATCTCGGGGTCCTGCCCGACAGCCCGCTGCGCCTGGCCAGCGGCCTGGAGCACACCCTGGCCCAGGCCGAGAACCGTAACGGCCACACCTGTCTGCCCCTGGAGCGCCTTCTGGAGGAGGGCGCGCGCCTTCTGGCCGTGGAGCGGGACAGCCTTCGTCCCCCGCTCGAAAATCTGGTGCGGCTGGGACGGCTGGTGGTGCGTCACGAACTGGCCGGGGGCGAAACCTTCATCTACTCGCCACGCTGCTACCGGGCCGAGGAGGTCGCGGTCGAGCGGGTGGGGGCGATCCTCGGCGCGCGGACCGGGTTTCTGGCCGAGTGCGGCGTGGGCGGCTGGGAGAAGGAGCTGGACGCCTTCGAGCGTGAGAAGGGGATCAGCCTGTCGGTCGGCCAGCGCGAGGCGGTGCGCGGCGCGCTCAAGGACCGGATCGCCGTGATCACCGGCGGCCCCGGCACAGGCAAGACCACCGTGGTCGCCGCGCTGATCTCCGTAGCCGAGCGGGCGCATATCCGGGTGACCCTGGCCGCGCCCACCGGACGGGCGGCCAAGCGCATGAGCGAGACCTCGGGCGGACGGCCCGCCTCCACGATCCATCGCCTGCTGGGCTGGAGTTTCCAGGAGGGCCAGTTCCTGCACAACCGCAGTCGTCCCCTGGAGGGCGAGGTGTTCGTGCTGGATGAGGTCTCGATGGTCGACCTGCCGCTGTTTGCCAGTTTCCTGGACGCCCTGCCCTGGGGCGCGGCCCTGATCCTGGTCGGTGATGTGGACCAGTTGCCCTCGATCGGTCCGGGCATGGTGCTGCACGACCTGATCGAAAGCGGAGTGCTGCCGGTCTACCGCCTGGAGGAGGTGTTCCGCCAGGCCGGACGCAGTCTGATCATCCGCAACGCCCACCGGGTGCGCCGGGGGCTTCTGCCGCAGGAGCGGGACAAGGAGCTCGAATCCGAGATCGAGCGCAGCGGAGGCGAGCCGCCCCAGCGTGACTTTTTCATTCTGCCGCAGAGCGACCCCGAGTCTCTGCGCGAGCAGCTCGTGCGCCTGATCACCGAGCGCCTGGAGCCTGCGTTCGGCGTTGATCCGGCCGCCGGGCTGCAGGTGATCACCCCCATGAATAAGGGCCTCTGCGGCACGCGCGCCCTGAACCAGCTCCTCCAGGGGGCGCTGAATCCGCTGGGAAGGAAAATCAATTTCAGCGGCCGCGACCTGCGTATCGGCGACCGGGTTATGCAGTTGCGCAACGACTACGAGAAGGACGTGTTCAACGGCGATATCGGCCGGGTGGTGTCGTTCGACAGCGAGGAGCAGAACCTGTGGGTGGATTTCGACGGCCGCACGGTGGCCTATGAGGGTCTGGAGCTGGAGGACCTCGAGCTGGCCTACGCGGTCACGGTGCACAAGAGCCAGGGCAGCGAGTACCCGGCGGTGATCGTGGTGCTGCTGAACGAGCACTACGTTATGCTCCAGCGAAACCTTCTTTACACGGCCCTGTCCCGCGGGCGCAAGGTGGTGGTGCTGGCCGGCGACCCGCGCGCCATGTCCGTGGCCGTGGGCAACGCCCGCATGGCCGTGCGCCACACCCGTCTGGCCGCGCTGCTGCGTGAGAGCCTGGCCGGGGTTTGACAGATGACGGGATCGGGTCGCCAGGCTGAAACTCAGGCTCAATGAGGTTTTGAATCTCTTCAAGAACCGCAGGTTGCAGGTGTGGAAGCAAAATTGTGTTGACAATTATTCTCAATCTGTTTAGATATGGTACGGGCGTTACAAATCAACGGCAGCAGTCAGACAACAGGGGGGCAGGCGCAGATGGCAGTTGGGACAGGCTGTTGGGAAAAGTTCGCCGAGGCGGCGAGGAAGAATGCAAGCCTGACCTGCGTGGGTCTGGACACCGAGCGGAGCAAGATACCGGTGCACCTTCGCGGCGCCGAGGACGCACTCTACCGTTTCAACTGCGCGGTGATCGACTGCACGCTCGACCTGGTCTGCTGCTACAAGCCCAACATGGCTTTCTACGAGGCCGAGGGCCTGCCCGGCCTGGAAGCGCTTCAGAAAACGATCCGCTACATCGGCGGGCGGGCGCCGGTGATCCTGGACGCCAAGCGCGGGGATATCGGCAACACGGCCGGCAAGTACGCCCGGGCTGCGTTCGAATGGCTGGGCGCGGATGCACTCACGGTCAACCCCTACCTGGGCTGGGACTCGGTGGAGCCGTATCTCAAGCATGACGGGCGCGGCATTTTCCTTCTTTGCCTGACCAGCAACCCCTCCTCGTCCGATTTCCAGTCCGGCGGGGAAAACCCGCTCTACCTTCAGGTGGCGCGCAAGGCCGCCGAGTGGGACAAGGGACGCAACAGCATCGGGCTGGTAGTGGGGGCGACCCACCTGGAGCAGGTCTCGACGGTGCGGGCGGCCGCGCCCGGGCTGCCGTTCCTTCTTCCGGGTATCGGAGCGCAGGGCGGGAGCCTGGAAAGTGTGGACCGTGCGGCGGAGAACGGCGGTGAGCCGGGCGCGATTGTCAACGCCTCGCGCAGCGTGATCTACGCCGGGGATGGAATTGATTTCGAGCAGAAAATCAGAACAGCGGCTGAAAAACTCAAACAAGATGTCGGCGGGCCGCGCACGCGGACCGCGGCTTAACCTGCCAGGGGAGGCGACATGCCGGAGGACCTGACCGAGCAGTTCATTAAGTACCTGCGGGATAACGGCTATCTGATTACCCGCCAGAGGCGCAGGATCGCCGAGATTATTTTCAACTCCACCGGCCACCTGAGCGTGGAGGACATCCAGAACCTGTTGCGCCAGAAAAAAATCGCCGCCTCGATCGCCTCGATCTACCGCACGCTGGACGTGCTGATCAAGAGCAACCTGGTGGTGCAGCACCGTTTCGGCAAGCGGTTCAAGCGTTTCGAGGCCGTGCTCAAGGACAAGCACCACGACCACCTGATCTGCACCCGCTGCGGTAAGGTGCTGGAGTTCAAGAACGACGCGATCGAGGACCTCCAGGTCAAGGTGGCCAAAGAGCATGATTTCAACATCACCAACCACAAGCTCGACATCTACGGTTACTGCAACCGCTGCCGCGCCGGGGTGGAAAAGGAATGATCGCGGCCTGAGCCGCTGCGCCGCCTTGCTTTCAACTATCATCCAATCGGAGAGGTGCGCCTTGTTGCCTGGAAAAATGTTGGCCGGCTTTGCCGCCCTCGCTCTCGCTTTCACGGCTGCAGTCAGTGTTCAGGCCGAGCAGGCCGCTCCGCCCACGCATCATTATGTAGTCAAGCGGGCGCTGTACCCGCCGGTGATCGATGGGGTGGTGAACGAGGCCGCCTGGAAAGCCTGTGAGCCGATCGAGCTGGGCGCGGCGCGCGAGGGCGAGAAAGTGGGCCAGAAAACCACGGCCCGCATCATGTGGGATGACCGCTATCTCTACCTGTCGTTCGAATGCGAGGACAGCCACATCTGGTCCACCATGACCGAGCGGGACCAGCCGATCTACAACGAGGAAGTGGTGGAGGCGTTCATCAACCCGGACGGCGACCGCGAGGGCTACCTGGAGCTGGAGGTCAACCCGCTGAACACACTCTGGGACGGCTATATCGAGAACACGGCAAACGGCCGCGTGGGTCATCTTGCCTGGAACAGTTTCGGCCTCCGCCGCGCGGTGTTCCTGGACGGCACGCTGAACGACAGGAGCGACACGGACGGCGGCTGGAGCGTGGAGATGGCCGTGCCCCTGGAGGACATCGTGACCGGGGCCCACACTCCGCCCGTGGCCGGCGACCGCTGGCGGCTCAACCTCTACCGTATCGACCTGCCCGAGGGGGCCGGGGTGCGGGGAGAGTATTACGCCTGGTCGCCCATCTCGGGCAAGACTTTCCACGACCCCGACCGTTTCGGCGAGATACAGTTCTCGGATGAGCCGCTGAAATAGCGAGTGGGTGGATCAGGCTGCGGGCCTGCGGTGGCGGAAGAAACTCACCAGCAGGGCGGCCAGGCTGAGGCTCCAGCACAGGTGGGCCGGCCAGTCGCCCAGACGGTTGTACAGCGTGCGGTCACTCCGGAGCCGTATCCCGGACGTGGCCGCTGTTCTTTCATACAGCAGTGTAGCCTGCCTGCGCCGTCCATAGCTGTCGTAGAATGCACTCACCCCGGTGTTGGCCGAGCGCACGATGGCGCGGCGGTTTTCGATGGCCCGGAGCACGAGGAACGCACTGTGCTGGTAGGCGGCGCTGGTGCGCTCGAACCAGGCGTCGTTGGTCATGTTGACCAGGAACTGCGCCCCGCGGCTCACCATGCCCCGGCTGATCTCCGGGAAGATCGACTCGAAGCAGATCAGAGTTCCGAAATCCCCCCGTGCGGTGTGGAACACCACCAGGCTGTCCCCGGGCACGAAATGCGACCCGCCCACGTCGATTGCCTTCAGCCCGGTGAAAAAGTCCTCGTAAGGGATTCTTTCGCTCATCGGGACCATGTGGATCTTGTCGTACTTGCCCGCGATCAGGCCGTTCGGGCCGAACAGGAACGCCGAGTTGAACGAATCGTAGTCCTTGCGGTCCTCGTGGAAATGGTATTCCGGCGCGCCGGTGAGCAGGAAGCAGTCGAGTCCCTGGGCCACCGAGCCCACGTACTCGCGCCAGCGGCGGTCCGTGCGCAGGTAGGCCGGGGCCGCGGCCTCGGGCCAGACCACCAGGTCGGGGCGCTCCGCGGCCTGGGAAACTGAGAGCTGGCCAAGTATTTCGAACGTGCTGTCACGCATCTCGGCGCTCCACTTGACCTCCTGGGCGATGCTGGGCTGGACGTAGCTGACGCGCAGGCTGTCGCCTCCGGCGAGGTCATCGCCGGCGTTCCTCAATACCAGCGCGCCCCAGGCCAGGGGCAGGGCGACCAGAAGGGCCGCGGCCGCGGCCGCGCGGGCCACGGGAAGGCCGGAGCGGTAACGCTTGTAGACAGTGTACAGCAGGCCGTTGAGCGCGACCAGCCAGAAAGTCACCCCGTAGGGCCCGCTGAACTCGGCGAACTGGATCAGGACAGGATAATAGGTCAGGCTGTAGGCCGGCTGGCCCCAGGTGAACGCCAGGTCGCCGTGGGCGTGGATATAGTCGATGGCGGTCCAGACAAAGGGGGCGCTCACGGCCAGCGGCACCCCGAAACTGTTCTCGATCCGGCGGGTGACCCAAGCGAACAGGGCCAGGTTCGAGGCCATGATCAGGATCAGCACCACGAACCCGGCATCCGTGAAGAGCGTCACCCAGTAGAGAAGGATGCCCCAGAAAACGAGGCCGCAGAGGAGAGCCCCCAGCACGGCTCGGGTCGTGGAGCGCTCCCGCTCCAGGAACACAAGCAGGGGGACCAGTGCGATAAAAGGCGGCAGGAAGAGCCGGAAAGGCGGGAAAGAGAGCACCAGCAGAAGGCCGCTGACCAGCGGGGCGATATGTATTGCTCGCAATCGCATTTCGGACTAAATTGACCCCGCCGCAGGGAGAATGTTTACTCGGGAGATAACCACTGAAAAGGAAATGTACGGATATGGGCCGGGAAAAGCCAGCCAAAATTGAATACCGCACAATCTACCGTTTCTCGCAGTTCATGGTGCGCATGCTCATGCGCCTGGTTTTCGGGGCGCGCTTTGTACACCAGGAGATATTTCCGTCCGGAGGGCCGGTGATCCTGGCCTCCAACCATGTGAGCAATTTCGACCCGCCGGCCATAGGCTGCGCAGTGCCGCGCGAGATATTTTTTTTGGGCAAGCGCGAGCTGTTCCGGAATTTCTTTTTCGGCCGGCTGATCCGGTTCTACAACACCGTGCCGATCCGTCGCGGGGTGATGGACTGGAGCGCCATCGCCGCACTCAAGGACATCCTGGCCCGCGAGGGAGTGGTGATCATGTTCCCGGAGGGTACGCGCGGGACCGAGGACAGCCTGGGCGAGCCGAAGTTCGGGGTGGGGATGCTGGCCCAGGAGACAGGGGCCGTGATCGTCCCGGCGTTCCTGCGCGGCACATCGCGGCTGAAAGAAGCTTTCCTGCGCCGCCGCCCGATGCGTGTACTGTACGGCCGCCCGATCCTTCCTGAGGAGTATGCGCAGTTCGAGCACAACCCCAAGGGGCAGATCGCCCTGGCCCGCCTGGTGATGGAGCGTATAGCCGAGCTGCAGAGAATTTGCGCGGAGAACGAGTCTCGCTAAATAAAAATAAAAAGCTTAACCGAATATTGTTGACTTTCGGATAAGACGTTTTTAAGTTTATACTTTCGCAGCAGTTATCAACCCTGAACCCCCTGAGATCAAGGGGCTTTTTAATCCTTTAAGGAGATTCTCGTTCATGGCGGAGTTGGAAAAGAACACCGATAACCCTCAGGGCGAAATCCTGCCCGAGGCTGTTGCGGCCGGCGAGGAAAAGCCGGTCGAGGCGACTGCTGACGCCGCAGTGCAGACCGTGGAAGAAGAGGACGAGAGGGTGGAGGCTGCACCCGCTGCGGTGGCCAAGCCGGTCGAGGAGGACGAGGAGTACTGGCAGATGCTGGACGAGGGCATCGAGTACACCAAGGACGAGTACAATCGCATGCTCGTGATGTACGAGTCCACGATGTCCAGCATCGAGGAAGGCCAGGTCATTAAGGGCCGTGTGCTGCGTATCACCGACACGCAGGCGGTCCTCGACATCGGGTTCAAGAGCGAGGGCACTATCGCCCTGGATGAGTTCAAGACTCCGGACGAGGTGCAGGTCGGCGATGAGGTCGAGGTGTTCCTCGAAAGCCTCGAGGATGAGGACGGCATCATCGTGCTGTCCAAGAAGAAAGCCGATTTCATCCGGGTCTGGGACCATATCCGCACTGCCCACGAGAACGACGAGTTGGTCGAGGGCACCCTGGTGCGCCGGATCAAGGGCGGCGTGGTGGTCGACCTGCTGGGCGTGGATGCGTTCCTGCCGGGCAGCCAGATCGCCCTGCGCCGTATCCCCAATCTGGACGAGCTGATGGGGCAGACGTTCAAGTTCAAGATCATCAAGATCAACAAGCGTCGCCGCAACATCGTGATCAGCCGCCGCGTGATCCTCGAGAGCGAGCGCGAGGAGAAGAAAGAGAAGCTGCTCCAGGAGCTGGAAGTCGGCCAGACCCGCGAGGGCGTGGTCAAGAACATCACCGACTTCGGCGCGTTTATCGACCTGGGCGGCGTGGACGGGCTGCTGCACATCACCGACATGTCCTGGGGCCGTGTGGCGCATCCCAGCGAGATGGTCGCCCTGGGCGACAAGATCAATGTCAAGATCCTGGACCTCGATTTCGAGAACGGCCGGATCAGCCTGGGCCACAAGCAACTCACCCCGTACCCGTGGGAAAACGCCGCCGCCAAGTACCCGGTCGGCTCGCGGGTCAAGGGCAAGGTGGTCTCGATCACCAATTATGGCGCTTTTGTGGAGCTGGAGAAGGGTATCGAGGGCCTGGTGCACATCTCCGAGATGAGCTGGACCCGTCATATCCGCCACCCCTCCAAGGTCGTGGCCATCGGGGACATCGTCGAGGCCGTGGTGCTCTCGATCAACCCCGAGGAAGAGAAAATATCGCTCGGCATCAAGCAGACCGAGGCCGATCCGTGGCAGACTCTAAACCAGAAATACCCGGTCGGTACGGTCATCGAGGGCCGTGTGCGCAACTTGACCTCCTACGGCGCCTTCGTGGAGATCGAGGAGGGCATCGACGGGCTGGTGCATATCAGTGACATGTCCTGGACCAAGAGGATCCATCACCCCAGCGAGATCGTCAAGAAGGGCGACAAGGTCAAGGTGGTGGTGCTCAACATGGACATCGACAACAAGCGGATCAGCCTGGGCATGAAGCAGTTGGCCGACAACCCGTGGGAGCAGATCGGCGAGAAGTACCCGGTCGGCACCGAGGTGGATTCCCCGATCGTGCGCCTGCTCGAAAAGGGCGTGGTGGTCGACTTGGGCGAGGACATCGAGGGTTTCGTGCCGATCTCGCAGCTCGGCCTCAAGGGCACGGTCAGTAATCCCTCGGATGTGTACAAGATCGGGGATGAGCTGAAGCTGAAGATCATCGAGAACGATCCGCAGAACCACCGTATCGTCCTGGCCGTC
This genomic window contains:
- the rpsA gene encoding 30S ribosomal protein S1 gives rise to the protein MAELEKNTDNPQGEILPEAVAAGEEKPVEATADAAVQTVEEEDERVEAAPAAVAKPVEEDEEYWQMLDEGIEYTKDEYNRMLVMYESTMSSIEEGQVIKGRVLRITDTQAVLDIGFKSEGTIALDEFKTPDEVQVGDEVEVFLESLEDEDGIIVLSKKKADFIRVWDHIRTAHENDELVEGTLVRRIKGGVVVDLLGVDAFLPGSQIALRRIPNLDELMGQTFKFKIIKINKRRRNIVISRRVILESEREEKKEKLLQELEVGQTREGVVKNITDFGAFIDLGGVDGLLHITDMSWGRVAHPSEMVALGDKINVKILDLDFENGRISLGHKQLTPYPWENAAAKYPVGSRVKGKVVSITNYGAFVELEKGIEGLVHISEMSWTRHIRHPSKVVAIGDIVEAVVLSINPEEEKISLGIKQTEADPWQTLNQKYPVGTVIEGRVRNLTSYGAFVEIEEGIDGLVHISDMSWTKRIHHPSEIVKKGDKVKVVVLNMDIDNKRISLGMKQLADNPWEQIGEKYPVGTEVDSPIVRLLEKGVVVDLGEDIEGFVPISQLGLKGTVSNPSDVYKIGDELKLKIIENDPQNHRIVLAVRDMAEAKRYAKEQLKAQDDGVEVVVEDEESPAAEVSCDEPESDSNNEAEEVKPEGGAEPESTEAAE